Proteins from a single region of Pseudodesulfovibrio portus:
- the yihA gene encoding ribosome biogenesis GTP-binding protein YihA/YsxC has product MGKKRTLGTNINQRRKRYSFMNRTIELVKTIYEIKQLETFEEPQIALAGRSNVGKSSLVNRLAGRKQLAKISSKPGKTRSLNYYKVNPDGYFLVDLPGYGYAKCSKTERDKWAKLIERYITTAEQLKAVVVLLDSRIPPQKIDLELTSYLRSMGIPVIPVLTKADKPKQRDLAKLQGQWKDILQHDRLPLAFSSKTGRGEEKLWDILGEYAR; this is encoded by the coding sequence ATGGGAAAAAAGCGAACACTCGGAACCAACATAAACCAACGACGAAAGCGGTACTCCTTTATGAACCGAACCATCGAGTTAGTCAAAACAATATACGAAATCAAGCAGCTTGAGACATTCGAAGAGCCGCAGATAGCCCTGGCCGGACGCTCCAACGTGGGCAAATCCTCCCTGGTCAACAGGCTGGCAGGGCGGAAACAACTGGCCAAGATCAGCTCCAAGCCCGGCAAAACGCGCAGTCTCAACTACTACAAAGTCAATCCAGACGGGTATTTCCTCGTCGATTTGCCCGGCTACGGCTATGCCAAATGCTCCAAGACCGAACGCGACAAATGGGCCAAGCTCATCGAACGGTACATAACCACCGCCGAACAACTCAAGGCCGTGGTCGTGCTGCTCGATTCCCGGATTCCCCCGCAGAAGATCGACCTGGAATTGACCTCATACCTGCGAAGCATGGGCATTCCGGTCATCCCGGTACTGACCAAGGCGGACAAGCCCAAGCAACGCGATCTTGCCAAACTCCAGGGCCAATGGAAGGACATCCTGCAACACGACAGGCTGCCGCTGGCTTTTTCCAGCAAGACCGGCAGGGGCGAGGAAAAACTCTGGGATATCCTGGGCGAATACGCCCGTTGA